One segment of Solanum stenotomum isolate F172 chromosome 1, ASM1918654v1, whole genome shotgun sequence DNA contains the following:
- the LOC125843357 gene encoding gibberellin 2-beta-dioxygenase 2-like has translation MVVAHQPSNEQEKLSGIELPIIDLMAERSQVSKLIVKASETLGFFKVINHGIPQHVIKAMEDESYGFFSKPASQKQRAGPANPYGYGCKNIGFNGDYGEVEYLLLHTNPSSKSTISNDPTLFRCAVNGYVEAVRELACEILELMAEGLGVPDTSVLSNFLRDSHSDSLLRLNHYPPLQLLQLVNNRIGFGEHTDPQILTILRSNDVPGLQISPQDGFWIPVSPHPSTAFCVNVGDALQALTNGRFLSVRHRAMVNSCRRRMSMAYFGAPAPNAWIACPPKLLSPHEPNLYRPFTWDEYKKATYSRKLGDTRLHFFRVQSDHDDLTE, from the exons ATGGTGGTGGCACATCAGCCGTCTAATGAACAAGAAAAATTAAGTGGCATTGAGCTTCCCATCATAGACCTTATGGCAGAGAGATCACAAGTGTCAAAGCTTATTGTGAAAGCCTCTGAAACCTTAGGTTTCTTCAAAGTTATCAACCATGGTATCCCTCAACATGTCATCAAAGCAATGGAAGATGAAAGTTATGGCTTCTTTTCTAAACCGGCTTCTCAAAAACAACGTGCTGGACCGGCAAATCCTTATGGTTATGGGTGCAAGAACATAGGATTCAATGGAGATTATGGAGAAGTTGAATATTTACTTCTTCATACCAACCCTTCATCCAAAAGTACTATTTCCAATGACCCAACCCTCTTTAG GTGTGCAGTGAATGGTTACGTAGAAGCAGTTAGGGAGTTAGCATGTGAAATATTGGAGCTGATGGCAGAAGGATTAGGGGTCCCAGATACGTCAGTGTTAAGCAACTTCCTTAGAGACTCACATTCAGACTCTCTTCTTAGGCTCAATCACTATCCTCCACTGCAACTTCTACAACTTGTCAACAATAGAATTGGATTTGGAGAGCATACTGACCCTCAGATCTTGACCATCTTGAGATCCAACGACGTTCCTGGACTTCAAATCTCACCACAGGACGGTTTCTGGATCCCTGTCTCCCCTCACCCTTCTACTGCATTCTGTGTCAACGTGGGTGACGCCCTCCAG GCACTGACGAACGGAAGGTTTTTGAGTGTAAGACATAGGGCAATGGTGAATTCCTGTAGAAGGAGGATGTCAATGGCTTACTTCGGTGCTCCAGCACCCAATGCCTGGATAGCTTGTCCCCCTAAGTTGCTTTCACCACATGAACCTAACCTGTACAGGCCTTTCACTTGGGATGAGTACAAGAAAGCTACTTATTCCAGGAAACTTGGAGACACTCGCCTTCATTTCTTTAGGGTACAATCAGATCATGATGATCTTACTGAATGA